The following coding sequences lie in one Monomorium pharaonis isolate MP-MQ-018 chromosome 1, ASM1337386v2, whole genome shotgun sequence genomic window:
- the LOC118647282 gene encoding uncharacterized protein LOC118647282, which translates to PLFREGEKRLAATVLGAESRAPFVASARATTGVVIRADLVEGCGFTDLPLLWHAVRIRRAAPSPFSLAAYIILPIERHTSFPLYVSIYNGPRNICSSRSAQGNETEQRGWIRERCARVGWAGVWCRCSGAGEPFVTAAPPRN; encoded by the coding sequence CCTCTCTTTCGCGAAGGCGAGAAACGCCTCGCGGCTACGGTCCTCGGTGCAGAAAGCCGCGCACCGTTCGTCGCGTCGGCGAGGGCGACGACGGGCGTCGTTATTCGCGCTGATTTAGTTGAAGGCTGCGGATTTACGGATCTACCCTTGCTGTGGCACGCGGTACGTATACGACGGGCCGCGCCGAGCCCTTTCTCGTTAGCCGCCTACATTATATTACCCATCGAGCGGCATACATCATTCCCTCTTTATGTAAGTATCTATAACGGCCCGAGAAACATTTGCAGCTCTCGCTCCGCGCAAGGGAACGAAACGGAACAGCGCGGCTGGATACGCGAACGGTGCGCCCGCGTGGGCTGGGCCGGAGTGTGGTGCCGGTGCAGCGGTGCGGGTGAACCGTTCGTgaccgccgcgccgccgcggAATTGA